In Mus caroli chromosome 9, CAROLI_EIJ_v1.1, whole genome shotgun sequence, a single window of DNA contains:
- the LOC110301461 gene encoding 60S ribosomal protein L17 — MVRYSLDPENPTKSCKSRGSNLRVHFKNTRETAQAIKGMHIRKATEYLKDVTLKKQCVPFRRYNGGVGRCAQAKQWGWTQGRWPKKSAEFLLHMLKNAESNAELKGLDVDSLVIEHIQVNKAPKMRRRTYRAHGRINPYMSSPCHIEMILTEKEQIVPKPEEEVAQKKKISQKKLKKQKLMARE; from the coding sequence ATGGTTcgctactctcttgacccagaaaaccccacaaaatcatgcaaatcaagagggTCAAACCTTCgtgttcactttaagaacaccCGGGAAACCgcccaggccatcaagggtatgCATATCCGCAAAGCCACCGAgtatctgaaggatgtcactttaaagaagcagTGTGTGCCATTCCGGCGGTATAATGGTGGAGTCGGTAGGTGCGCCCAGgccaaacagtggggctggacaCAGGGTCGGTGGCCAAAAAAGAGTGCTGAATTTTTGCTGCACATGCTTAAAAATGCTGAGAGTAACGCTGAACTTAAGGGTTTAGACGTAGATTCTCTAGTCATTGAACACATCCAGGTGAACAAGGCACCTAAGATGCGCCGACGAACCTACAGAGCTCATGGCCGGATTAACCCATACATGAGCTCCCCCTGCCACattgagatgatcctcactgagaaggaacagatcgttccaaagccagaagaggaggttgcacagaagaaaaagatatcccagaagaaactgaagaaacaaaaactcatggcccgggaataa